The genomic region CGAGCGCGCAGATATTGATCAGCTCGCCGTACTCGGGTCCGAGCATGTGGGCGCCGACGATCGTGTCAGTGGCGCGGTCGATGAGAATCTTGGCGGCGGCGGCGGTCTCGCCGATGCGGTAGTTGGAGTACCAGCCGCTGGTGTCGGTGTAGCGGACGTCGAGGTCGATGCCGGCGTCTCGGGCCTCGGTCTCGAGCAGGCCGACTCGGGTGAGTTCAGGGATGGTGAACACGGCGGTCGCGATCCCGCTGTAGTTGGGTGTGGTGGCGGCGGCTTTGAGCATGTTGGATGCGGCGACTCTGCCTTCGAACACTGCGACGGGGGTGAGCGGCGCACCGGGGGTGTCGGCGGCGTCGCCGGCGGCGTAGATGCGTGGGTTGGTGGTGCTCTGGAGGTGGCTGGCGACGTGGACGCCGTGCGTGCCGTGGGCGATGTCGGCGGCGTCGAGGTCGAGGCGATCGAGTTCGGGTTGGCGGCCGGCGCCGTGCACGACGAGATCGGTGGTGATCGTGGTCTGTCTGCGATGATCGTCGAGGGTGACGTGGTAGCCGTCGCCGCTGCGGTGCACGGCGACGATCTCGGTGTTGCGGCGCACGTCGATGTCGATGGTGTGGCTGCGGGTGACGAGGAGTTCGACGAGGTCGGGGTCGAAGCCGCGCAGCGGGCGGGGGCCGTGGTCGACGATGACGGTGTGGGTGCCCGTGCGCGCGGCGATGTGGGCGAACTCGAAGGAGATGAACCCACCGCCGACGAAGAGGATCCGTGGGGGGAGCGCGTCGAGGTACAAGAAGCCGGTGGAGTCGATGAGGTGATCGGCGCCCGGGAAGTCGAGTGGTCGGGGTCGGGCGCCGGTGGCGATCAGGGCGTGTCGGAACTGGTGGTTGGTGCCGTCGATGTCGAGCCGGTCCGGGCCGGTGAATCGTGCGGTGCCGTGGAGGGTGTCGACGCCGTGGCGCCCGAGGCTGGTTTCCATGTTGGCGGGGACGGGGTCGGTGAAGCCGTGCATGTGGGCGCTGAGCGCCGTCCAATCGATGGCCAGTCCGGCCGGGTCGATGCCTTTGCCGGTGAGGAGGTGTGCGGCGTCGATGATCTCGGCGCCTCGGCGCAGGATCTTCTTCGGGTCACATCCCCGTAGCGCGCAGGTGCCGCCGTAGGGGAGGTCGTCGACGATCGCGACGCGCCACCCGGCGGTCGCGCATTTCTCCGCGGCGGCGCTGCCGGCCATGCCGGCGCCGATCACGATCAGGTCGTAAAGGTCGAACGTCCTGCTCATGTCGGGCTCACTCGATCTGTCGTCGTGGCCGGCCCGGTGCCTGTGAGCGAGCGGTGGATGTCGGCCAGGCAGCACTTGGTGGACGGATTGAGGTGCTCGCAGGCGCAGCGCCGGTCGGCGACGGCGTGCTTGATCGCCGACTTGATGGTGCTGGCACCGCCGTTCCGGGCGGCGTCGGCGACGAGGTCGTCGGCGGTGTGCGCGAAACAGAAACACACCGGCGTCGGTCGATCAGTCGCTTTGTGAGCGACCTGGGCGATGACTGCGTCGGCGTCGACCGTGATCTGGTCGAGGTGGTACACGACCCGACACCCCGCTGTGGGGCAGTGTTGCCAGGCGCCATCGGCTGGGTCGTGATGGTGCGGGCGAACCGGTGCCGAGCCGACGATCGGGCCGACCTCGCCACACGACGGACACGGCCTCGAAGGGCCGGTTGGGATGCTGCAGCATGAGCTCACTGCCCAGCCTGCTGATGGGGCGCTGTGGCGCCAACGGCGACTGTGGATACCAGACCTGCGCTCGCTATCCCGGGACCTGGGTGGCACACCCGCTGGCGGTGCCACCGAAGCACCCCGATCACTGCGATGAACGAGGCGGGCGCAACGGTGATCCAACTCCCGACTTCGAGCCCGGCGATCACACCCGCAGCTCCCAAGGAGCCGAGCAGCGGCAGACCGCAGCACACACCGAACGCGGCAGCACCTGCAGCAACGGGAAACAGCGGATCGTGCCTGCGGCTCGTACCTCCGCGGTGTGTCGGCAGGGCTTCTGTCTTGGTCACGTGGTCCTCTCGATGTTCGCGACGACCGTGTCGATTGATGGCAACATAAACCCTGATCCGTACTCCAAGGTCAAGGAGTACTGTCGTCGTATGCGCATCGGAGATCTGGCGGCAGCTGCGGCGATCCCTACCGAAACCGTCCGCTACTACGAGAAACGCGGTCTGCTGGCCGCCCCGCCGCGTTCAGCCAACGGCTACCGCACCTACGATGATGCTGCTCTCAACCAACTGCGCTTCATCCGGACCGCGCAAGCGGCCGGGCTCACCCTCGCCGAGATCGGCAGTGTGATCGAACTCCGCGACGATGGCACCACGCCGTGCGGCCACGTCACAGCGCTTCTGGCCGACAAGATCGCCGAAGTTCGCGAACGGCGGGTCCAGCTCGCTGCGCTCGAACAGGAACTCATCCGCCTCGTCGATCGCAGCGCCACCTTGAACCCGGCCGACTGCCGGCCGGACGACATCTGCCACGTCCTGTCGAGCGACGGATCGATCGACGCCAGTGCGAATTGGGGTCCGCCACTGAGGTGATCAGGCACCCGCGCCGCGGGCGGAACAGCCGCCTCCGCTGCGATCAGTGTCATCGGAGGGAACGTCAGTCGCTCGGCCGGTGAACGCCCTGACGACCAGCCGAAGCCGTGCGGTTCGATCGACCGACGAGCGCGAGAATCAGACCGATGGATGACCGGACGCAGCGATTCACCACAACCGTCGTGCGCGACCCGAGGCGTCGGGTCCTGGTCCCGCTCCCCTTCGATCCCGACGACGCATGGGGCCACAAGCCCGCCCACCCTGTCGCTGGCACCGTCAACGGCATGGCGGTGCGCGCCGTCATCGAGACACTCGACGAGCGATCGGCGATCCTGCTCGGGCCGGCCTGGCGGCGGGACTGCGGCATCGCGCCGGGCGATGAGGTCGACGTCGTGCTCGAGCCCGAAGGGCCTCAGCGCGACGACCTCGCTGGGGACGTGGCCACAGCGCTCGACGCGGATCCGGCTGCCGGGGAGTTCTTCGACGGGCTCGCCCAGTTCTATCGCCGCGCTTACCTGCGCTGGATCGACGGCGCAACGCGTCGACCGGACCTACGTGCTGCTCGCATCGACGAGGTCGTGGCACTGCTGCACGCTGGCATCAAGCAGCGACCGCGCTGAGATTGGTTCCCCGTGCAGGCCGCCGGGCGAGCACGGAGTGCGGGGCGGTGACTGAGTCCCGCGGCGTGGTGGGAAATCGAGTGTGATGCTCGATGTGTTCAGCCGGCGAGTGCTGGCTGATCGGGGTCAGTGTCGCGCGGCTGGTTGAGCTCGGCCATCGAGCCCTCCGAGAGGTAGCGCCGGGCGATGGCCCATTCGTCGTGTTGGTCGGCGAGCACGGCGCCGATGAGGCGGATCGCGGCGGGGTCGTTGGGGAAGATCCCGACGACGTTCGAGCGTCGCTTGATCTCCTTGTTCAACCGCTCGAGCGGGTTGTTCGACCAGATCTTGCGCCAGTGCGCCGACGGGAACGCGGTGAACGCGAGAACGTCGGTGCGCGCGGTTCGCATCGACTCCGCGGCCTTCGGGAACCGATCCTCGAGGGTGGTGGTGACGTCGTCCCAGCGAGCCTCGACCTCGGCGGGTGTGCCGAGCGCGAAGATCGACCGGAACGCCGCGGCGACGAACTCGCCGTGCGACTTCGGCACGCACGCCAACAGGTTGCGGGCGTAGTGCACGCGGCAGCGTTGCCACGACGCTCCGGTGAAGCACTTGCGGATCGAGGCCTTCAGCCCGGCGTGCGCGTCGGAGATCACCAGACGCACACCACCGAGCCCGCGGTCACGCAGCGACCGCAGGAACCGGGTCCAGAACGTCTCATCCTCCGAGTCACCGATGTCGACGCCCAACAC from Microthrixaceae bacterium harbors:
- a CDS encoding NAD(P)/FAD-dependent oxidoreductase is translated as MSRTFDLYDLIVIGAGMAGSAAAEKCATAGWRVAIVDDLPYGGTCALRGCDPKKILRRGAEIIDAAHLLTGKGIDPAGLAIDWTALSAHMHGFTDPVPANMETSLGRHGVDTLHGTARFTGPDRLDIDGTNHQFRHALIATGARPRPLDFPGADHLIDSTGFLYLDALPPRILFVGGGFISFEFAHIAARTGTHTVIVDHGPRPLRGFDPDLVELLVTRSHTIDIDVRRNTEIVAVHRSGDGYHVTLDDHRRQTTITTDLVVHGAGRQPELDRLDLDAADIAHGTHGVHVASHLQSTTNPRIYAAGDAADTPGAPLTPVAVFEGRVAASNMLKAAATTPNYSGIATAVFTIPELTRVGLLETEARDAGIDLDVRYTDTSGWYSNYRIGETAAAAKILIDRATDTIVGAHMLGPEYGELINICALAIKLGLTTRQLKSMNAAYPTVGSDLGSML
- a CDS encoding YdeI/OmpD-associated family protein, encoding MDDRTQRFTTTVVRDPRRRVLVPLPFDPDDAWGHKPAHPVAGTVNGMAVRAVIETLDERSAILLGPAWRRDCGIAPGDEVDVVLEPEGPQRDDLAGDVATALDADPAAGEFFDGLAQFYRRAYLRWIDGATRRPDLRAARIDEVVALLHAGIKQRPR
- a CDS encoding IS256 family transposase, which encodes MALSDSALSELLDALRVGEGTDLVRELAQWALQALIDAEATEKIGAARYERSDDRVTHRNGVRPRTLSTKAGDLAVGIPKLRKGSFFPELLEPRRRIDQALYAVIMEAYVNGVSTRSVDDLVAAMGVDTGISKSEVSRICAGLDERVDAFRNRTLGHTGFPYVYLDATYINVRDDALGQVVSRAVVVATGITADGGREVLGVDIGDSEDETFWTRFLRSLRDRGLGGVRLVISDAHAGLKASIRKCFTGASWQRCRVHYARNLLACVPKSHGEFVAAAFRSIFALGTPAEVEARWDDVTTTLEDRFPKAAESMRTARTDVLAFTAFPSAHWRKIWSNNPLERLNKEIKRRSNVVGIFPNDPAAIRLIGAVLADQHDEWAIARRYLSEGSMAELNQPRDTDPDQPALAG
- a CDS encoding heavy metal-responsive transcriptional regulator; this encodes MSSLPSLLMGRCGANGDCGYQTCARYPGTWVAHPLAVPPKHPDHCDERGGRNGDPTPDFEPGDHTRSSQGAEQRQTAAHTERGSTCSNGKQRIVPAARTSAVCRQGFCLGHVVLSMFATTVSIDGNINPDPYSKVKEYCRRMRIGDLAAAAAIPTETVRYYEKRGLLAAPPRSANGYRTYDDAALNQLRFIRTAQAAGLTLAEIGSVIELRDDGTTPCGHVTALLADKIAEVRERRVQLAALEQELIRLVDRSATLNPADCRPDDICHVLSSDGSIDASANWGPPLR